A window of the Actinobacillus genomosp. 1 genome harbors these coding sequences:
- a CDS encoding NAD(P)H-dependent flavin oxidoreductase codes for MTACNHITEILGIKFPLVQGPMAWMTDAKFVAAVSNAGGLGILGPNAGLQKAPKTMEDLLRTFREEIRKTKALTDKPFGAPMILSYDFSTIDLLVDLLIEEHVPVALINGIDGYDYKPMMKKFKAAGMKTIFRPHTPTVENARYAEEIGADIFVATGFDEGGTVPNQVIGTFSIVPQMVDAVSIPVMAAGGIADVRGVRASFALGAEGVFVGSVLLATEENRMHESVKQLVVDSTAQDLLLFRTQPAYYRSLPTQLAHKLVEMDENGATRDELAKAQTGGYGMRQGMLLGDFEKGYISVGNGITYIKSIRSVKDVVEDLMQDFV; via the coding sequence ATGACCGCTTGTAACCATATTACTGAAATTTTAGGTATCAAATTTCCACTTGTGCAAGGCCCGATGGCGTGGATGACTGATGCAAAATTTGTTGCTGCTGTAAGCAATGCCGGAGGTTTGGGGATTTTAGGCCCGAATGCCGGCTTGCAGAAAGCGCCGAAAACGATGGAAGATTTGCTCCGTACTTTCCGTGAAGAAATCCGTAAAACCAAAGCATTAACCGATAAGCCATTCGGTGCACCGATGATTTTATCCTACGACTTCAGTACGATTGATTTGTTAGTGGATTTATTAATTGAAGAACACGTACCGGTTGCATTAATCAACGGTATTGATGGCTATGATTACAAGCCGATGATGAAAAAATTTAAAGCGGCAGGTATGAAAACAATCTTCCGTCCGCATACGCCGACAGTAGAAAACGCACGCTATGCGGAAGAAATCGGGGCGGATATTTTCGTTGCAACCGGTTTTGATGAAGGTGGCACTGTACCGAACCAAGTGATCGGAACATTCTCTATCGTGCCTCAAATGGTTGATGCGGTCAGTATTCCAGTAATGGCAGCAGGCGGTATTGCTGATGTACGAGGCGTACGAGCAAGTTTTGCACTCGGTGCGGAAGGCGTATTTGTCGGTTCCGTATTGTTAGCAACTGAGGAAAATCGTATGCATGAAAGCGTTAAGCAACTCGTTGTCGATAGCACGGCTCAAGATTTATTGTTATTCCGCACCCAACCGGCGTATTACCGCTCGCTACCCACTCAGTTAGCACATAAATTGGTGGAAATGGATGAAAACGGTGCAACGCGAGATGAGCTTGCCAAAGCACAAACCGGTGGCTATGGAATGCGTCAAGGTATGTTACTTGGCGATTTTGAGAAAGGCTATATTTCGGTAGGTAACGGCATTACTTATATAAAATCGATTCGCTCTGTCAAGGATGTAGTGGAAGATTTAATGCAGGATTTTGTGTAA